A section of the Rummeliibacillus pycnus genome encodes:
- the pstA gene encoding phosphate ABC transporter permease PstA, whose protein sequence is MKNNNQARIINNIWTAIFYGIAILVIALLVFIAEKIITMGWGFWNPDFLFGRPSNTMAGGGIGPQLFNSFYLLIISLIVSFPLGLGAGIYLAEYAKKGKFIDFVRLCIETMASLPSIVVGLFGLLVFVTFAHWGYTLIGGALVLTILNLPNLTRICEMAISSVPASVKEASLGLGATKWQTIIRVSIPTALQEIITGVILTAGRIFGEAAALIYTAGLTTPMLNTAADFNSPVNPFNIFRPAETLAVHIWKLNSEGIVPDAREIATKSAAILIIMVFVFNIAARLIAKILDKHFKGSVGGKQKKVKNKLKAS, encoded by the coding sequence ATGAAGAATAACAATCAAGCACGAATCATAAACAATATTTGGACAGCTATTTTTTATGGGATAGCTATCTTAGTAATAGCGTTATTAGTATTTATAGCTGAAAAAATTATCACAATGGGTTGGGGATTTTGGAACCCTGATTTCCTTTTTGGTCGCCCAAGTAACACAATGGCTGGCGGCGGTATAGGACCACAGTTATTCAATTCCTTCTATTTGCTAATCATTTCCTTAATCGTATCGTTCCCATTAGGACTAGGAGCTGGCATATATCTAGCTGAATATGCTAAAAAAGGAAAATTTATAGACTTTGTTCGACTATGTATTGAAACAATGGCTTCACTACCATCCATTGTCGTGGGTCTTTTTGGATTACTAGTCTTTGTAACATTTGCACATTGGGGATATACATTAATTGGTGGTGCATTAGTTCTCACAATTTTAAATCTCCCAAACTTAACAAGAATATGTGAAATGGCTATTAGTTCAGTTCCAGCAAGCGTGAAAGAAGCGAGTCTTGGATTGGGCGCAACTAAATGGCAAACAATTATAAGAGTATCGATTCCAACTGCACTTCAAGAGATTATTACCGGGGTCATTTTAACTGCAGGTAGAATATTTGGTGAAGCGGCAGCACTAATTTACACTGCTGGCTTAACTACTCCAATGCTTAATACCGCGGCAGATTTTAATAGTCCTGTAAATCCTTTTAATATATTTAGACCGGCAGAGACTTTGGCAGTGCATATTTGGAAGTTGAATTCTGAAGGTATTGTTCCTGATGCGCGTGAAATCGCAACAAAATCAGCAGCAATATTAATCATTATGGTGTTCGTATTTAATATAGCAGCTCGCTTAATTGCCAAGATTTTAGATAAACACTTTAAAGGTTCTGTAGGCGGGAAACAGAAAAAAGTAAAAAATAAGTTAAAAGCAAGCTAA
- a CDS encoding cupin domain-containing protein: MYHDSHMYNVYGLSPYSYSPTPYHPVFPGQFATQDMNDESSFDFSKSKKEERSIVLRDYGPKPFVVDIEKATEQNKTYRTALWTGKHLQLTLMSINVGEDIGLEVHPHLDQFVRIEEGQGIVQMGDHKYNLNFERKVKDGFAFIVPAGTWHNLVNTGNKPIKLYSIYAPPQHPFGTVHPKKPFAKEEERH, translated from the coding sequence ATGTATCACGATAGTCATATGTACAATGTTTATGGTTTGTCACCTTATTCTTACTCACCTACCCCCTATCACCCTGTATTTCCAGGACAGTTTGCTACACAAGATATGAATGATGAATCGAGCTTTGATTTTTCAAAATCTAAGAAAGAAGAACGCTCAATTGTATTGAGGGATTATGGTCCGAAACCCTTTGTAGTGGATATTGAGAAAGCTACTGAGCAAAATAAAACCTATCGTACTGCTTTATGGACAGGAAAACACTTACAACTTACTTTGATGAGCATTAATGTTGGAGAGGATATTGGTTTAGAAGTTCATCCCCATTTAGATCAATTTGTACGTATTGAAGAAGGGCAAGGAATTGTTCAAATGGGGGATCATAAATATAACTTGAACTTTGAAAGAAAAGTCAAAGATGGATTTGCCTTCATCGTCCCTGCTGGTACATGGCATAATCTAGTGAATACGGGAAACAAACCGATTAAACTGTATTCCATTTATGCACCCCCACAACATCCATTTGGTACGGTTCATCCAAAAAAACCATTTGCTAAAGAAGAAGAAAGGCATTAA
- a CDS encoding phosphate ABC transporter substrate-binding protein PstS family protein, with the protein MKFSGLKMSMVGLILAGALAGCGNAQNSSDDSTSGSDNTNNAKTAEISGSVTAAGSTALQPLAEEAANEIQGTNPNLTVTVQGGGSGTGVNQVASGAIDIGNSDVPSADKLEDKTKADKLVDNKVAGIAFAMVVNKDVKVDSLTEKQIQDIFSGKVKNWKEVGGNDEKINIINRPASSGTRATFESTLMKDAKINDSLGTAQDSNGAVEQSVNSTPGSISYLAMSYLVGDKKDALKVLKINNVEPTTENIVAKKYPFWSYEYMITNGEPKDAIKGFIDYVSGEDFADTVKKMGYIPMSELK; encoded by the coding sequence GTGAAGTTTTCAGGTTTAAAAATGTCAATGGTTGGATTAATTTTAGCAGGTGCTTTAGCTGGTTGCGGAAATGCTCAAAATAGTAGCGATGATAGCACTAGCGGTTCTGATAATACAAATAATGCAAAAACAGCAGAAATCTCTGGATCAGTTACTGCTGCTGGATCAACTGCTCTTCAACCTCTAGCTGAAGAAGCTGCAAATGAAATTCAAGGTACTAACCCAAATCTTACAGTTACTGTACAAGGCGGGGGAAGTGGAACTGGTGTAAACCAAGTAGCTTCTGGTGCAATTGATATTGGCAACTCTGATGTTCCTTCAGCAGATAAATTGGAAGATAAAACAAAAGCGGACAAGCTTGTTGATAATAAAGTAGCAGGAATTGCCTTTGCAATGGTAGTAAATAAAGATGTTAAAGTTGATTCTTTAACAGAAAAACAAATTCAAGATATTTTCTCAGGGAAAGTTAAAAACTGGAAAGAAGTTGGCGGAAACGATGAAAAAATCAATATCATTAACCGTCCAGCATCTTCTGGTACACGTGCAACATTCGAATCAACTCTTATGAAAGACGCTAAAATCAATGATAGTCTTGGAACAGCACAAGATTCAAATGGCGCTGTTGAACAATCAGTTAACTCAACACCAGGTTCTATTAGCTATCTAGCTATGTCTTATCTAGTAGGCGACAAAAAGGATGCTTTAAAAGTATTAAAGATTAATAATGTTGAACCAACTACTGAAAATATCGTAGCTAAAAAATATCCATTCTGGTCATACGAATACATGATTACAAATGGTGAACCAAAAGATGCTATCAAAGGATTTATCGACTATGTATCTGGTGAAGACTTTGCTGACACAGTGAAGAAAATGGGTTATATCCCAATGTCAGAATTAAAATAA
- a CDS encoding NAD(P)/FAD-dependent oxidoreductase codes for MPQNDQVFDITIIGGGPVGLFAAFYAGMRQLSVKIIENLPQLGGQLSALYPEKYIYDIAGFPKIRAQELVNNLKEQMGLFNPTICLEQSVEQLEKQPDGTFKLITNTEIHYSKTILITAGNGAFQPKKLQLDGIEKYEGRNIHYFINDLNKFTGKRVVVFGGGDSAVDWALMLEPIAQHVTLVHRRDTFRAHEQSVENLKNSSVEVMTPFVPTELIGEDQIEQVVLQEVKGTRKETLCIDAVIVNYGFATSLGPIKNWGLEIENNSIVVNSNLETNIEGIYAAGDICTYEGKIKLIATGFGEAPVAISSAKVYIDPTADMQALHSTTIMKEKNNMTNA; via the coding sequence ATGCCACAAAATGATCAAGTGTTTGACATAACGATTATTGGTGGAGGGCCAGTAGGATTATTTGCTGCCTTTTATGCTGGTATGAGGCAACTATCAGTGAAAATAATTGAAAATCTTCCGCAACTAGGTGGACAATTATCTGCATTATATCCTGAAAAGTATATTTATGATATTGCAGGGTTTCCAAAAATCCGTGCTCAAGAACTTGTCAATAATTTAAAAGAACAAATGGGACTATTTAATCCTACTATATGTCTTGAGCAATCTGTTGAACAACTTGAAAAACAGCCTGATGGTACATTTAAACTAATAACAAATACAGAAATCCATTACTCAAAAACCATACTCATCACAGCTGGTAACGGAGCATTTCAACCAAAAAAATTGCAACTTGACGGCATAGAGAAATATGAAGGACGTAATATTCATTACTTTATTAATGATTTAAATAAGTTTACAGGAAAACGAGTAGTTGTTTTTGGTGGAGGTGATTCAGCTGTTGACTGGGCTTTAATGTTAGAGCCAATTGCTCAACATGTCACATTAGTACACAGAAGAGATACATTTCGTGCTCATGAACAGAGCGTCGAGAACTTAAAAAATTCTTCTGTTGAAGTGATGACACCATTTGTCCCCACCGAACTTATTGGAGAAGATCAGATTGAACAGGTCGTACTTCAAGAGGTAAAAGGAACTCGTAAAGAAACCTTGTGCATAGATGCTGTAATTGTCAATTATGGATTTGCTACTTCACTTGGCCCCATCAAAAATTGGGGGCTTGAAATTGAAAATAATTCAATTGTTGTCAACAGTAATTTAGAAACAAATATAGAAGGCATTTATGCTGCAGGAGACATTTGCACATATGAAGGAAAGATTAAATTGATTGCTACTGGATTTGGAGAAGCACCTGTCGCTATTAGTAGTGCAAAAGTATATATTGACCCAACAGCTGATATGCAGGCTCTTCACAGTACAACCATAATGAAAGAAAAAAATAACATGACCAATGCTTAA
- a CDS encoding LLM class flavin-dependent oxidoreductase: MEIGVTTFVETTPDVQIGEVKSHADRIREVIEEIVLADQVGLDVFGVGEHHRADYACSAPAVLLAAAASQTKHIRLSSAVSVISSDDPVRVYQEFATLDAISNGRAEIMAGRGSFIESFPLFGYDLQDYDELFDEKLDLLLKIRESEKVTWSGKHRPAINNRGVYPRAVQNPLPVWIASGGTPQSAARAGFLGLPLVLAIIGGSPLYFESVVEIYIRAAKQAGHDVSKLKVASHSHGFVAETTEIAKEKFYPSTAQAMNVLAKERGWEPYTRQTFEEASSLEGALYVGDVSTVAEKIIFLRKNVGITRFMLHVPVGSMLHKDVLKAIELLGTEVAPIVKAEIDRWEEETENTF, from the coding sequence ATGGAAATAGGTGTAACAACTTTTGTAGAAACAACACCAGATGTACAAATAGGCGAAGTTAAAAGTCATGCTGATCGGATACGTGAGGTTATAGAAGAAATTGTGTTAGCTGATCAAGTAGGATTGGATGTATTCGGGGTAGGGGAGCATCATCGAGCTGATTATGCATGTTCGGCACCTGCAGTTCTACTTGCAGCAGCTGCATCACAGACAAAACACATTAGATTGAGTAGTGCGGTTTCTGTAATATCTTCGGATGATCCAGTACGTGTCTATCAAGAATTTGCAACACTTGATGCGATATCAAATGGACGAGCAGAAATTATGGCTGGTAGAGGTTCATTTATTGAATCATTTCCGCTTTTTGGTTATGACTTGCAAGATTATGATGAATTGTTCGATGAGAAATTAGATTTATTATTAAAAATTAGAGAATCTGAAAAAGTAACATGGAGTGGGAAACATCGTCCAGCTATTAATAATCGAGGTGTTTATCCACGTGCAGTTCAAAACCCATTACCCGTTTGGATTGCCAGTGGTGGAACACCTCAATCAGCTGCACGTGCAGGTTTTCTTGGATTACCGCTTGTACTAGCGATTATTGGTGGAAGTCCTTTGTATTTTGAATCAGTTGTTGAAATATATATAAGAGCGGCAAAACAGGCTGGACACGACGTTTCAAAGTTGAAAGTTGCTTCACATTCTCACGGTTTTGTAGCTGAAACAACAGAAATTGCAAAAGAAAAATTTTATCCATCAACTGCTCAGGCGATGAATGTCTTAGCAAAAGAACGAGGTTGGGAACCTTATACGCGTCAAACCTTTGAAGAAGCAAGTAGTTTAGAAGGTGCTTTATATGTAGGTGACGTTTCAACAGTAGCAGAAAAAATAATCTTCCTTCGTAAGAACGTTGGGATTACAAGATTTATGCTTCACGTTCCTGTTGGGTCAATGCTACATAAGGACGTGTTGAAAGCCATTGAACTATTAGGTACTGAAGTGGCACCAATTGTTAAAGCTGAAATTGATCGCTGGGAAGAGGAGACTGAAAATACTTTTTAA
- a CDS encoding PhzF family phenazine biosynthesis isomerase encodes MTQIEVYHYDAFTTKPGKGNPAGIILNSEKLTTEDMQAITKKVGFNECAFPISSAIADVRIRYFTPGHETPLCGHATMASMVALIEQKKLPEKEQYTIETLAGTLSIHVKKIGSHYQIRMEHASPQFVKFNGSKKKLASALNIEENEIDTRYPIVYGSTGQWTLCIPISTIESFEKMKPNTATFPTILKEMPKASVHPFSFKAFNLDADMHARHFSSPYSGTIEDSVTGTASGVMGAFYATYVKPYRKENYSLIVEQGQELKRDGRVTVHIQNTNDLKIAISGTAVFVQTIIIDY; translated from the coding sequence ATGACACAAATAGAAGTTTATCATTATGATGCCTTTACTACAAAGCCTGGAAAAGGAAATCCGGCCGGCATTATATTAAATTCCGAAAAGTTAACAACCGAAGATATGCAAGCTATTACTAAAAAAGTAGGATTCAATGAATGTGCCTTTCCTATTTCTTCTGCTATTGCAGATGTTCGCATACGCTACTTTACACCTGGGCATGAAACACCATTGTGTGGTCATGCTACGATGGCAAGTATGGTAGCTTTAATTGAACAGAAAAAGCTACCTGAAAAAGAGCAATATACTATTGAGACACTTGCTGGAACATTATCGATTCATGTAAAAAAAATAGGATCGCATTACCAAATCCGAATGGAACATGCATCTCCTCAATTTGTTAAATTTAACGGTTCAAAAAAGAAACTAGCTTCTGCATTAAATATAGAAGAAAATGAGATTGATACACGATATCCAATCGTTTATGGTAGCACAGGTCAATGGACACTGTGTATTCCGATTTCTACTATTGAATCATTCGAAAAAATGAAACCCAATACGGCTACTTTTCCAACAATATTAAAAGAAATGCCAAAAGCATCTGTTCATCCATTTAGCTTCAAAGCTTTTAATTTAGATGCCGATATGCATGCGCGCCACTTCTCATCTCCTTATTCTGGAACAATTGAAGATTCTGTTACAGGTACCGCATCAGGAGTAATGGGGGCATTCTATGCAACCTACGTAAAGCCATATCGAAAAGAAAACTATTCTCTAATTGTGGAACAAGGACAAGAGTTAAAAAGAGATGGGCGTGTCACAGTACATATTCAAAATACCAACGATTTAAAAATTGCTATATCTGGCACTGCCGTCTTCGTCCAAACTATAATCATTGATTATTAA
- a CDS encoding YehS family protein, translating into MENNDILIRLRYALDIRDKDMVEIFKLGGIEVTRDELRKILIKSKDEYYEDEIDEESEDQMKCNDKMLKSFLNGFVTFKRGPQQPKPGQPKDQDAAEQSKDHVNNMLLKKLKVALQLKTEDMLDILDDGGIAVSKGELGAILRKAGHRNYKECGDNFARKFLKGLTVRYRG; encoded by the coding sequence ATGGAAAACAACGATATATTAATAAGACTAAGATATGCTTTGGATATTAGAGACAAAGACATGGTCGAGATTTTTAAACTTGGCGGTATAGAAGTAACAAGAGACGAATTACGAAAGATCCTTATTAAATCAAAAGATGAGTACTATGAAGATGAAATTGATGAAGAATCCGAAGATCAGATGAAATGTAATGATAAGATGTTAAAATCCTTTTTAAATGGCTTCGTAACGTTTAAAAGAGGACCGCAACAACCTAAACCAGGACAACCTAAAGATCAAGATGCTGCTGAACAGAGCAAAGACCACGTCAATAATATGCTTTTAAAGAAATTAAAAGTGGCTCTTCAATTAAAAACAGAAGATATGCTAGATATCCTTGATGATGGGGGTATTGCTGTTTCAAAAGGAGAATTAGGCGCAATTTTAAGAAAAGCAGGACATCGCAATTATAAAGAGTGTGGCGATAACTTTGCACGTAAATTCTTAAAAGGGTTGACTGTAAGATATAGAGGATAA
- a CDS encoding NAD(P)/FAD-dependent oxidoreductase: protein MQKIAIIGGGPAGLTAAIDGAKNGLSVDLYEQYHIGDHIRCAEGFFDTLNMLGEPKAGVRFKVDEMKFKVKHEYVFPSDDQTNLWMIDRREWQIGLAEEARSLGVTIYENTAISKDKFKKLVQAYDWVIDSSGAPSITSKVYGFNHFYKETSGLTVQYTLLGDFSKYNGKIFAALIENYSGYYWIFPKSNHEANVGLIFFKNTKENLWDELEKVIEKEGLASYTKTKKLGGICPVVQPEKLVYGNALLTGDAAGLISALHGGGIDNACISGKIAIECIAKNEVDQYKSKINDVLGKKLAGETRLANLAYKLNPSILDKIVKVIHRSNKPLGAYAFLNGNGDAFEKIGLLKGIIPSILKN from the coding sequence ATGCAAAAAATTGCCATTATCGGCGGAGGTCCTGCTGGATTAACGGCAGCGATAGATGGTGCCAAGAATGGATTAAGTGTAGATTTATATGAACAATATCATATTGGTGATCATATTAGATGTGCCGAAGGTTTTTTTGACACATTAAATATGCTAGGAGAGCCAAAAGCTGGAGTTCGTTTTAAGGTAGATGAAATGAAATTTAAGGTTAAGCATGAGTATGTATTTCCTAGTGATGATCAAACAAATCTTTGGATGATTGACAGACGTGAGTGGCAAATTGGATTAGCAGAAGAAGCTCGTTCTTTAGGTGTTACTATTTACGAAAATACAGCCATTTCAAAAGACAAATTTAAAAAGCTTGTTCAAGCGTATGACTGGGTAATTGATAGTTCTGGAGCTCCATCTATTACGTCTAAAGTGTACGGATTTAATCATTTCTATAAAGAGACATCAGGTCTTACCGTTCAATATACATTACTAGGTGATTTTAGTAAGTATAATGGAAAAATTTTTGCAGCTCTAATTGAAAACTATTCGGGTTATTACTGGATATTTCCAAAATCAAATCATGAAGCAAATGTTGGATTGATCTTCTTTAAAAACACCAAAGAAAATCTATGGGATGAATTAGAAAAGGTAATTGAAAAAGAAGGATTAGCCTCTTATACAAAAACAAAAAAGCTAGGGGGAATTTGTCCAGTTGTTCAACCTGAAAAACTAGTATATGGAAATGCTTTACTGACAGGAGATGCAGCAGGATTAATCTCGGCTTTGCATGGTGGGGGTATTGATAATGCTTGCATCTCGGGTAAAATTGCCATTGAATGTATTGCAAAAAATGAAGTTGATCAATATAAGTCTAAAATTAATGACGTATTAGGAAAGAAACTTGCTGGTGAAACACGTCTAGCAAACTTAGCTTACAAATTAAATCCAAGTATATTGGATAAAATCGTTAAAGTAATCCATCGTTCCAATAAACCATTAGGTGCATATGCTTTTTTAAACGGAAATGGAGATGCTTTTGAAAAAATCGGGTTACTCAAGGGAATTATTCCTTCAATTTTGAAAAACTAA
- the thpR gene encoding RNA 2',3'-cyclic phosphodiesterase produces the protein MEHNTHYFWAVQLPENIKQSIHEEMMNLKSIFQFKRWVHMSDYHITLSFLGSMDAQRQDSVIDLVGNAIKDEKAFKLQIQGINIFGDQKSPRIFWGAVNHERALFHLQTIVQEKCQEAGFTLETRPYHPHITIARKWSGDEEFNMEFLERYNPFQESLLSFQANKIVLYKTNLEKTPKYEPIETFTLIE, from the coding sequence ATGGAACACAACACACATTACTTTTGGGCAGTTCAATTACCGGAAAATATTAAACAAAGTATTCACGAGGAGATGATGAATCTCAAATCAATTTTTCAGTTTAAACGATGGGTACATATGAGCGATTATCATATCACCCTTTCTTTTCTCGGATCGATGGATGCACAAAGACAAGATTCGGTGATTGATTTAGTAGGTAATGCGATAAAAGATGAAAAAGCCTTTAAGCTGCAAATTCAAGGTATTAATATTTTTGGGGATCAGAAATCTCCACGAATTTTTTGGGGTGCGGTTAATCACGAAAGGGCATTATTCCATCTTCAAACAATTGTACAAGAAAAATGTCAGGAAGCTGGATTCACCTTGGAAACCCGTCCGTATCATCCGCATATTACCATAGCAAGAAAATGGAGTGGAGATGAAGAATTTAATATGGAGTTTTTAGAAAGGTATAATCCCTTTCAAGAAAGTCTGTTGTCTTTTCAAGCCAATAAAATCGTGTTATATAAAACAAACCTAGAGAAAACACCTAAATATGAACCAATTGAAACCTTTACCCTAATAGAGTGA
- a CDS encoding ferredoxin produces the protein MKYTIVNKETCIACGACNDIAPDIFSHDKKGHSHVILDDNQGTAAVSEDLYDDLEDAWDECPSGSIKVANQPFDGDAEKFD, from the coding sequence ATGAAATACACAATTGTTAATAAAGAAACTTGCATTGCTTGTGGCGCATGTAATGATATAGCACCAGATATTTTTAGCCATGATAAAAAAGGACATTCTCACGTAATTCTAGATGATAATCAAGGAACTGCTGCTGTTTCTGAAGATCTTTACGATGATTTAGAAGATGCATGGGATGAATGTCCAAGCGGTTCCATTAAAGTTGCAAACCAACCCTTTGATGGAGATGCAGAAAAATTCGACTAA
- the pstC gene encoding phosphate ABC transporter permease subunit PstC encodes MKGQKSRNYFVSEYIGKTLVTICGLLIVIVTLSIIAFICGKGLQSFLHGEISFWDMITSTNWSPNDPEKKSYGALIFIVGSTLVSFGAAIISTPIAIGIAVFNNYISPKFGATFVKPVLELFLGIPSVVYGFLGVTILVPLLRNQMGGVGFSLLAGIIVLSVMILPTIASIADDAIKGVPFDFLEASYGLGSTRWQAIRRIIIPAAKNGILTAIVLGLARAFGEALAVQMVIGNTVKLPDSLYSPTSTLTGILTMDMSNTLNGTAWNDALWSLAMILLIISFLFILFIRMIGKRGIQNEL; translated from the coding sequence ATGAAGGGGCAAAAATCTAGAAATTATTTTGTAAGTGAGTATATTGGCAAAACTCTCGTAACAATTTGTGGGCTTCTAATTGTTATTGTAACACTTTCAATCATTGCTTTTATTTGTGGTAAGGGACTTCAATCATTCTTACATGGTGAAATTTCATTTTGGGATATGATTACATCCACAAATTGGAGTCCAAATGATCCGGAGAAAAAATCGTACGGTGCATTGATTTTTATTGTAGGTTCCACTCTAGTATCATTTGGTGCAGCGATAATTAGTACGCCAATTGCAATCGGGATTGCTGTATTCAATAATTATATTTCTCCAAAGTTTGGTGCTACATTTGTAAAACCGGTTCTTGAATTGTTCTTAGGAATTCCTTCAGTTGTATATGGATTTTTGGGCGTTACAATCCTTGTCCCACTTTTACGAAATCAAATGGGCGGAGTAGGCTTTAGTTTACTAGCAGGTATTATCGTATTAAGTGTTATGATTCTACCTACAATTGCTAGTATTGCTGATGACGCGATTAAAGGTGTCCCATTTGACTTTTTAGAAGCTTCATATGGACTAGGTTCTACTCGTTGGCAAGCAATAAGACGCATTATTATTCCTGCGGCAAAAAATGGTATTTTAACTGCTATCGTATTGGGATTAGCTAGAGCATTCGGTGAAGCATTGGCCGTCCAAATGGTTATTGGGAACACAGTCAAATTACCGGATAGCTTGTACAGTCCAACTTCCACATTAACAGGCATACTTACGATGGATATGTCTAATACCCTAAATGGTACTGCGTGGAATGATGCTCTTTGGAGCTTAGCAATGATCCTATTGATCATTTCATTCTTATTTATTTTATTCATTAGAATGATTGGTAAGAGGGGTATTCAAAATGAACTATAA
- a CDS encoding DUF1284 domain-containing protein, translating to MYRLRGHHIFCLLGYRGMGYSKEYVKNMTHIHQSLRNHPKTLVQLVNGPDQLCEKYPNSGEYHCQDNDIFQMDAKILEKVGLEIGQILKWEDIESRIQKHVIPSDIQTVCETCSWRSYGFCEEGIQRILQGKGLNEVK from the coding sequence ATGTACCGATTAAGAGGGCATCATATCTTTTGTCTACTAGGCTATCGCGGAATGGGCTATTCAAAAGAATACGTTAAAAATATGACTCACATACATCAATCCTTGAGAAACCATCCTAAGACTTTGGTTCAGCTTGTAAATGGACCTGATCAATTATGTGAAAAGTATCCAAACTCTGGGGAATATCACTGTCAAGATAATGACATTTTTCAAATGGATGCCAAAATTTTAGAAAAAGTTGGATTAGAAATTGGGCAAATTTTAAAATGGGAGGACATTGAATCCCGGATTCAAAAACATGTTATTCCATCTGATATTCAAACAGTCTGTGAAACTTGTTCCTGGCGTTCTTACGGATTTTGTGAAGAAGGGATTCAAAGGATTCTTCAAGGAAAGGGATTAAATGAGGTGAAATAA
- a CDS encoding TatD family hydrolase produces MQSLIDIGLNLTEKQFTKDREEVIERAIQNGVGQMILTGSSLAGSKESLHIAKRFPDILFSTAGIHPHDASEFHQGSIQELRQLAHQKEVVAIGECGLDFNRMYSPQNIQEECFEAQLDLAKEMDMPLFLHVRDAHTRFVEIMKNHPDQIEKSVVHCFTGNKTEVKELVFLGFHIGITGWICDERRGKELQEAVQYIPLDRLMIETDAPYLTPRTLKPKPKHGRNEPAFLPHIVGEIAKYMHVSPEEIIRHSIENTQRFFHL; encoded by the coding sequence ATGCAGTCATTAATAGATATTGGTCTCAATTTAACAGAAAAACAATTTACAAAAGATCGTGAGGAAGTCATTGAACGTGCTATTCAAAATGGTGTTGGACAGATGATTCTCACAGGCTCAAGTTTAGCAGGAAGTAAGGAAAGCCTTCACATTGCAAAACGTTTTCCCGATATTCTCTTTTCAACGGCAGGAATTCATCCACATGATGCAAGTGAATTTCATCAAGGCTCAATCCAAGAATTACGTCAGTTAGCTCATCAAAAAGAAGTTGTGGCCATTGGTGAATGTGGATTAGATTTTAATCGGATGTACTCTCCCCAAAATATACAGGAAGAATGTTTTGAAGCACAATTAGATTTGGCAAAAGAAATGGATATGCCACTCTTTTTACATGTTCGAGATGCCCATACACGATTTGTTGAAATCATGAAAAATCATCCAGATCAAATTGAAAAATCAGTAGTTCACTGTTTTACAGGGAATAAAACAGAAGTAAAAGAATTAGTATTCTTAGGTTTTCACATTGGTATTACAGGATGGATTTGTGACGAGAGACGAGGCAAAGAATTACAAGAAGCCGTGCAATATATTCCGCTTGATCGATTAATGATTGAAACTGACGCCCCTTATTTAACACCTCGAACTTTAAAGCCAAAGCCTAAACATGGTAGAAATGAACCTGCTTTTCTTCCACATATTGTTGGTGAAATTGCTAAATATATGCATGTTTCTCCTGAAGAAATAATAAGACATTCTATTGAAAATACGCAGCGTTTCTTTCACTTATAA